The Dyadobacter sandarakinus DNA window TTGGTTGGCAGATACTGCATTTTTAAATATTTATTAAAAAAAAACTTATTCCGCAGGTAAGCATCAGCAACTTACAGGTTACATCTGAATATTTTCTTGTAGAATTACATCAGTTAGGCGCGAAATTTATACTATATAGGATACCGAGGTAAAGAGTTATGTGGGAAAAGACAGCAAATGGTCCTGATAGGACCTTTTGTTGTTTTCAGGCGTTTGTTACCATTGTTTTAGTTTGCTAGGCTTACGGATTTGGTTAACTTACATGATCATCAAAAACGGCTGAATATGAATTCCTTAAAGAAACTTTCACTGGTAGCTGCGGTTCTGTTGCTGGGATCATTCACCGCTTTGCACCACGGTTGGGCCGATTACGATCAAACCAAGCCCATTGATTTCAAAACAAAAATTGACGAATCGGTTTATGAAAATCCGCATGTACTGGCCAAAGTGAAGTACAAAAAAGAGACAGTTACCGTCTTTCTTGCACCCACCAGCCGCATGTCTGACCGGGGCTTAACTGCTGATATGATCAAAAAAGGGACCTCTGTGCGCCTTGTTGCATATCCTCATAAAACCGACAAAAATGAAATGCGGGCCGAACGCATATTTGTCGACGGCAACAAATACGAACTCCGGTAGTGGAAGCCGAGCTGCTCACCTGGCTCGAAAAGTCGTCCTGGGCAGTGGGCATCAGGCAGTCACTCTGGCTGTACCCGGCATTGGAGATCGTCCATATACTCGGTATTGTCATGCTGGCTGGCGCCGCTTTCCTGTTTGACCTTCGCCTGCTGGGCTACTCCCGGAACATCCCGGTAACTGCACTTGCAAGGCATGTGCTGCCATGGTCGGCGCGCGGACTGATTTTGATCGTTCCTTCGGGCCTGCTGCTTTTTATTACCAATGCACAATCGCTCGGAAATGACCCGGTGTTCTGGACCAAGCTGCTGCTCATCGTACTAGCCGGGATCAATGCAGCCGTTTTTCACCAGGTTATTTCTAAAAAAGCGGAAGCCATGCATGCCGGGAATGTTCCCGCCGCTGCAAAGATTTTCGCTGTAATTTCCCTGACCGCCTGGATTGCTGTAATTGCCTGCGGAAGGCTGCTTGCGTATTGAAAAACCACAAATTACATGGTGTAGCTCGGCATCGAGCATTTTTTGAATTAACTTTGCACCATAATTCGATACTATGATTTACTTCTTTGCTGACGAACAGGATACTGTTTTTGCACTCCAAATAGAACGAACGCTAACTGCCACAGACACGTCGAAACTTACATGGCTTTTTGGCGGCGCTGAACTCCGGGATGAGACTGTCATCACGGAGTTTTTTGTTGGTCCCCGTGCTGCCATGGTCACGCCATGGAGCACCAATGCCGTAGAGATCACCCAGAATATGGACATTCAGGGTGTGATCCGGATAGAGCAGTTCAGGCGGGTGAACTTCACTTACGATGAGTTTGATCCGATGCTCTCGCAGAAGTACAGCGAGCTTAACCAGGAGATCTTTACCATCGATATCAAGCCGGAGCCGATCCAGAAAATCGCCGATATCGGCGCTTATAACAGGCTGGAAGGATTGTCCCTGAGCAAGGACGAGGTGGACTACCTCAACAACCTTTCACAAAAAATCGGCCGTAAGCTTACCGACTCGGAGGTTTTCGGCTTCTCCCAGGTTAACTCGGAACATTGCAGGCACAAGATATTCAACGGCACATTTGTAATTGACGGGGAAGAAAAGCCATTGTCGCTCTTTAAGCTGATCCGGAAAACTTCCGAGACCAATCCCAATTCCATTGTTTCTGCATATAAGGACAACGTGGCATTTGTGAAAGGTCCGGTTGTGGAGCAATTTGCGCCCAAACGCGCTGATGTTCCCGATTTTTATGCAAAAAAGGAATTTGAATCGGTATTGTCCCTGAAAGCGGAAACCCACAATTTCCCTACTACTGTAGAGCCTTTCAATGGTGCTGCCACAGGGTCCGGCGGTGAAATCCGCGACCGGCTGGCGGGAGGCCAGGGTTCTGTACCGCTGGCCGGAACAGCCGTATACATGACAGCCCTTTCGCGCCTCACTAATGACCGGCACTGGGAGCGGGGCATGGCGGAGCGTAAGTGGCTCTATCAAACACCGATGGACATCCTGATCAAGGCGTCCAATGGTGCGACAGACTTCGGTAACAAATTTGGTCAGCCGCTGATTGCCGGTTCCGTACTCACATTTGAACATGAAGAAAATGGCCGCAAGCTGGGTTACGATAAAGTAATTATGCAGGCAGGCGGCATTGGTTACGGCAAAGCCGATCAGGCCAAAAAACTTTCGCCTCAACCCGGAGACCAGATTGTAGTGATGGGAGGCGAGAATTACAGGATCGGGATGGGCGGCGCGGCCGTATCATCAGCCGATACCGGGGCATTGGGATCGGGTATCGAACTGAATGCGATCCAGCGCTCTAATCCTGAAATGCAGAAGCGCGTGGCCAATGCCGTACGTGCACTGGTTGAAAGCGATAATAATACAATTATATCCATCCACGATCACGGTGCAGGCGGGCACCTGAACTGCTTGTCGGAGCTGGTGGAGGAAACAGGCGGCAAGATCGACCTGGACAAGCTGCCGGTTGGTGATCCCACACTTTCTGCCAAAGAAATCATCGGCAATGAATCCCAGGAACGTATGGGACTGGTGATCAGTGCTGAAAACCTTGAAACACTCAAACGCATAGCTGATCGCGAGCGCGCTCCCCTGTATACCGTGGGAGAGGTTACGGGGGATCACCGTTTTACTTTTGAATCGGCAAGTACCGGCGTAAAGCCCATGGACCTGGATCTGAGCGACATGTTCGGGAGCTCGCCCAAGGTTATTATGCAGGATAAAACGGTAAAACAGGAATATGCAGCCATCATTTACCTGCCGACGCAGGTCAATGAATTTCTGGAAAACGTATTGCAGCTGGAAGCCGTCGCCTGTAAAGACTGGCTTACCAACAAGGTTGACCGTTGCGTTGGTGGCCACGTGGCCAAGCAGCAATGCGTGGGACCTCTTCAGTTACCGCTGAACAATGTAGGTGTGATGGCCCTTGACTTCCGGGGAAAGGATGGTATTGCCACATCTATCGGGCATGCGCCGCTTTCTGCATTGATCGACCCTGCGGCAGGTAGCCGCAACGCCATCGCAGAGGCACTCTCCAACATTATCTGGGCTCCTTTGAAAGATGGCCTGGAAAGTGTGTCATTGTCGGCCAACTGGATGTGGGCGTGTAAAAATGAAGGTGAAGACGCACGTTTATACCAGGCCGTTCAGGCCTGCTCCGATTTTGCGATTAGTCTGGGCATCAATATCCCGACAGGAAAGGATTCGCTTTCCATGAAGCAGAAGTACAAGGGCGACGAGGTGATTGCACCGGGAACCGTCATTATTTCGGCTGCCGGACATTGCGATAACATCAGGGCTGTGGTAGAGCCGGTTTTGCAAAAAGACGGAGGCGCGGTTTACTACATCAATCTATCCGGCGACAGCTATAAACTGGGCGGTTCGTCCCTGGGACAGATCGTCAATAAAATAGGATCGGAAACACCGGATGTGATCGATGCCGCGAAGTTTAAAATAACATTCAACGCCATTCAGGACCTGATCAAAAATGGTCAGATTCAGGCCGGACACGATATCGGCAGCGGCGGACTGGTTACTACCTTGCTCGAAATGTGCTTTGCAGACAGGGAACTTGGCCTTGAAGTGGATCTGACCACATTGGGCAGCGCAGATACGATCACGAAGCTTTTTGCGGAAAACATCGGCATCGTATTCCAGGCCGGAAGCGACATTGAAGCCCTGCTGACCGAAAAGGAAATTGAGTTTCATAAACTGGGAAATGTACTTACGACCGCGGAGTTTAAGCTTAAAGATGGCTCCGAAGAGTGGGCTTTCGACATAGAGAAGCTACGCGATATCTGGTTTAAGACATCGTACCTGCTGGATAAAAAACAGAGTGGCGATGTGCTGGCCAAGGAACGCTATGATAACTACAAAAATCACCTGCTGAAATATAACTTCCCGGCGCATTTCGACGGAGCAAGACCTCAGATCAGCGAAACCAATGCACGCCCGAAAGCTGCAATCCTTCGTGAAAAAGGCAGCAACTCCGAGCGGGAACTGGCCAATGCCATGTACCTGGCAGGTTTTGATGTGAAAGACGTGCACATGACTGACCTTATTTCCGGACGTGAGACGTTGGAAGATATCCAGTTTCTGGGTGCAGTAGGAGGGTTTTCCAACTCCGATGTACTCGGGTCAGCCAAGGGTTGGGCGGGCGCGTTTTTGTACAATGAAAAGGCAAGAGTAGCGCTGGAAAATTTCTTCAAGCGGGACGATACCCTTTCGGTAGGGATATGCAATGGTTGTCAGCTGTTTATAGAGCTTAACCTGATCAATCCCGAGCACGAATATCCGTCCAAAATGCTGCACAATGAGAGCGGGAAGCACGAGAGTATCTTTACCTCGCTGGTTGTTCAGGAAAATAATTCCGTCATGCTGTCGACCCTGGCGGGAAGTACGCTGGGCGTTTGGGTATCGCATGGAGAAGGACGTTTTTACCTGCCTCACGAAGAGGAGGATTACGGCATTGTAGCCAAATATGCATACCATACCTACCCGGCTGCTCCCAATGGATCAGACTTCCTGGCGGCTATGCTTTGTGACAAAACCGGCCGTCACCTCGTAACCATGCCGCACATCGAGCGTTCGCTCTTCCAGTGGCACTGGCCGCATTACCCGGCTGGCCGCAAGGACGAAGTAAGTCCGTGGATGGAGGCATTTGTGAATGCCAGGAAGTGGATTGAGGGGAGAAGGGAGTAGGAGGAAAAGGAGGAAGGGAGAGTGACGAGAATAGTGTCGATAGTGGCCCGCTGCGGATTTTTCTGGCAGCGGGCTTTTTTGTTGCGGGTTATTTTCTCACATATACCTCCCGGATCTCTCGGTTGATGCCGAGGCTGTCGATCTTCTCCTCGCCCGTCTGGATGATGGTATCTCCATGCATGCGAAGCTTGAATTGAAAGTCATGGTTTTCCCATTCCCGGTAGTTGCAGTACTGCAGCTTTTCGGTGTAATCTTCTCCTTTTAAGGTGTAAGTCCCCGCACCCGCAGAAAATACCGCTGAATCGCCTTTTCCCTGCCGGGTGTCGTGTTTCATGAAAGTGAAATGCGTGTCGGTGAACGTCTTGATCATTTCCTCGTCCTTCACCGGAAAAGTGTCAACGGTATCACCTTTTTCGATGATCTGGCTGGAATGCAGGAACCAGGTACCGGCGAGGGTTTGTGGTTGGGATGTGGTGCCGGTTTCAGGCTTGGAGTTGCAGCTGGCAGTTAAAGCCAGCAGAGCCGCAAAGGAGAGGTATCTGATGTGCATGGTTAGTTAAAATGAATTTTCTCACATAAAAGGATCTGAGTCATTTTGTCTACCGGAATACCTTTTACTCCTTCGTTTACTCCCGCAGTTACTCCCTCAATGCACCAGATTATCACCTGAGTTTGGTATGATCTGTAAATGAAATGCAAAACATGAGTTGTCCGATATTTTCGGGCAACTCATGTTTAAGCAGCCATCTTTATTGAATTTTTCAGATAGTCGTTACAGTCCTGAAAAATACCCCCATCCCCATTTGCATCGAAAAACATTTCTCCCGAATATGCGCATTCCCAAAAAATGCGCGTAAAATGAAAAAGCTCAGAAGTATTGCCCTGTTATGGTGTGGATCAGGCGAAAGCCCCAAGGCGCTTACGCGAGCGCGGGACACCTAAGACAGGGCATTTATTTTTTTATCCATCCCAAAAAACGCGTTTTATGTACAATCAAACAACCGAAGCCGACTCTGCCGACGCCCGGTCCGACGATGCGGAAATTCTCGCTTATGGCCGGCAGGTCAAGGAGTTGCTGAGTGCCAGCCCGGCCGATACCTGGTGTGAGCATCTCTGGGCCATGTACGGCGGCTACGTGCTTGCCCAGAAAGAACTCGGCTACAATGCCCAGACTGCCGATGTATTCTGGTCTTTTCGGGATTTGCTGTTTTTCTTTCAGGAGAAGAGGGGCAGGGATTAATGATTGAATGATTGAATGACTGAATGATTGATTGAGTGAGTGAGTGAATTGCTTGACGTTCCTTTTGAAATTGCTTTCATGTGGATTTACTGACGATGTTTTTTCTCTCTTCTATTTGGCTTTGCAGGATTGTCGCTTCATATTACCAGAGGGTTGATGTTTGATACCCTGTACCATCTCAAACTAATTAGCACAATATCCAATGTCCAACAACAATCCCCAGCTCATCACGACCATCCAAACCAGCCTCTTTCAGCAATTTGAAGCGGGGCTTATTACGCTGGGCAATGCCATAGAACGGTGTCCGCAGCAATTGTGGAATACGAAAAAGCGCTTTTTCTACATTGCCTATCATGCGCTGATCCTTGCTGAATACTATCTGACCATCCCTGCACCGGAAACATTTCATGCCATTTTACCATTTTCCTTTACTGAGCCTGACGAAATTCCGGACGGTGTTGTAGGGGATATGGTGCCCGATAAGCATTACACCCAGCCCGAAATGCTCGGGTATGTAGAGGAAGTCCGGGCGAAATGCCGGGAGACCATCTTCGGGCTATCTGAGGAAAACATCAGTGAGCGTTGGATTGAGCCGGGCGGCGAGATGGATTATGCCGCACTCGAAATCCTGATCTACAACCTGCGGCACGTACAGCACCATGCGGCGCAGCTTAACCTGCTTTTGCGCCAGGAGGCAGGGATGGGGAGTGAGTGGGTGTTTAGGGGAGGGGAATAGTTAATGATTGAATGAGTGAATGACTGAATGACTGAATTAGTGAGTGAGTGAGTGAGTGAGTGAGTGAGTGAGTGAGTGAGTGAGTGAGTGAGTGAGTGAGTGAGTGAGTGAGTGAGTGAGTGTTTTTTCAGGTTAGTATAGGTGCTGGCAGTGGATGCAGAAGTAGCTTCTTCGCTTTGTCTTGCCGAGGTATTCCTTGTGGAATGGAACCAGGCAGCGTGGACAGATTTTCTTTGTATGTGCCTCCCAATGCTGCTTTAAGGTCAATTCCTTTTTCCACTTCAGGAAATCGAAAGCGTACATGCGCTCACCCTCCACCAGTTCGTGCAGCTTTTCATCAGGTAGGTCGCCCAATCGCGAGAGTGGGTGTACGTGGGTGCGGAATAGTACCTCATTTTTAAAAATATTACCACTGCCTGAAAAGATGTTCTGATCCAGCAATGCATCGCACACCAGCATTTTCGGATTTTGTTTTAGCTTTTCGAAGGCTTTTTGTCCATCCCATTGCTCCGACATGATGTCGGCAGACCAGTCGTAAATCGATTCCGCAGGTGCGTCGAGGATCTTGACGGAGCACGAATAGAAGTTGAGCTCGGCATCGTCAAAGATCAGGCTCAGGCGTGGCGGTGACTTTTTCTGCTCATTGATCAGGTGGCTGCCAAAAAGCATAAAATGGATCCGCAGCGTGAAATCATCAAAGCACACCAGAAAATGCTTGCCCCATGACCTGAACTCCCGTACCGGGTGAGTGGTCAATTCGTTCGTATCAACTGTGGTATTACCCTCCACAAGCCGGATCAGCTGACCTTCCAGGTGCAGCTTCTCAACAGCTTCGCGAAGTATGACAATAGATGGACCTTCCGGCATAATGCTTCAAATTCCCTTTTCCGATCAACAATAATGCCAGTTTTCTTGCCGAATCCATTGGACTGTGGTTAGAATGAGCCTGCGGTGCCCTTTGCAGGATATAACCTGACAGCCCCATGCCGCACCGTTTCCGCAAGTTCATTCCATTATTATTGCTGCTCCTGACAGCCCTCGCACCGGCTCCGCGAAAAGTAACCTGGGTAGCGATCGGCGACTCCATAACCTATCTCAATGATCACCAGGACGAAACGGGCAACCGCGTGACCGAAGGTTATCTTACGCGCATCACCAGGCAGCACCCGAATGTGCAATACATCAATCAGGGGCATAATGGGTGGACATCGGTGAACATTGCCACACGCATTGATTCCATCGGTCTGGTTCAGGCGGATGTATATACGGTTTTTTTGGGTACCAATGACTGGTGGCAGGGAAAAACGCTGGGCACAATCCGCGATTTTGAGGAAAATACGGGTACAGGCACTGTACATGGCTCTTTCAGGATTATTCTGGATAAACTTAAAACACTCAATAAAAAAGCACAAGTAATCCTGATCACGCCCATGCAGCGGGGTGATTTTGTATATATAAATAACTTCAGAAATAATGCATTTGGCTCATACAAGCCTAAAAACGGCAGGACACTCGAAGAGTTCGTCAATGCTGTTGTGGAAATTGGCAGGCATGAAAAGCTCGGAATCGTGGATCTTTACCACGATAGCGGCATCACGCAGGATAATATGGTCAACTTTAAGAGGCTGCGGCAGCCGGGGACTGGCAGCTACGAAAACTACCGCTATCCCGGCTACATTGACGTACCATTTGATCCGGAAAAAGATGAGTACCCGTATCCTGCCGATGCCGTGAATATGACCTACGACGGCCTGCATCCTTCCGACAAGGGTTATGAAGTGATCGCACGTATGCTGGCCGAAAAATGGAAAGGACTTTAGTGCGTTTCGCCCTCGCTGACATATAGCTTGAGATCGGCAAGCAGCTTGTACATCGCATTGTTAACAGATTCGTTATCAGCTTTCAGCGCTTTTATTTCATCCTCGATATCCGACTTTTTTCTGCGGCCGGACTCAATCTTCAACGCCTGCTCACGGGCCGTAATCAGGTCATTGTCTTTCACGCCGAGCTTCTCGGGGCTGTGCGTGGTCGACACACCGTCGAGGTTGCTGATGCGGATGTTCAGCAGCTTATCGGCGCAATCGATGGTCATGTCATAGCGCACGTACTCAAATTTGGAAGTAAGTACCTGTGCATAGCTGGTCAGCACGATCCGCCCGGCATCAGCGGCTTCCAGCGTAACCACATTTTCATAGTTACCGAATGCTCTTACAACCCATTCCTGTGCTTTTTTAAAGATGGAATCTTTGGGCAGGTCGGGCTTTGCAACGTCGGAGTAGTACACGTTTTTGTCTTTGTCAAGGGGCAGGACACCATCCTGGGCATAACCGGCGGACCCTGTAAAGAAGAATATGAATGCAAGAATGTATTTCAAAATGCAGATTGGAATGTAGGGCGGTAAAAATAACGGATTTTGTTTGCGCGCCACTACATGTACATTGAGTAGGTACAATGTTTGCAGGCCTTTTTGATCAAAAACTGTACACTTATGGGAAAAGGTAAAGATCTTTTTGGACATTATAATGACCTTGCAAAAGAAAAAGGACCGGGTACGGCTGAGTGTACCTATGCAAGCGTACTCTTCCAGGCATTGCTGATGCTCGGCGAAAGAAAAGTGTTTGAAATGCTTGAAGAGGCTGAACAGACCGGCAAGCACCTCGCGCTGGACTACTCCGAAAACCGCGATGGAGTACCCAGGGGAGTAGTGCTGGTATGAACTAGCCGTGGCGGGGCGTCACATACGTTGCTTCAAGCAATATTCTGAAACAATCAGCAATTTCGTTCAGCCCTGCGCGAAAGGAAACTACCTCGTCGGCACCTGCCCGTAGGTAGGCATTCCTGGTTTCCTGCTCCTCAAATGGCAGGTACACAAGAAATTTCGAAAGCGGACGCAACGCCTTTACCTTGCTCAGCCAGGTAAAGCCATCCTGTTCGTCATCGTGGATGCCTATAAAAACAAGATCAAAATTTTCCTCTTCCAATGCATCGAAAGCTGCATCCTTGTTGGCAACCTGGTGTATTGCTGCGTCTGGAAAATGTGTTTCAATCAGGAATTTCAATCCAAACTGAATCAGGGCCTGATTATCAATAGTTAAAAACTTCATTGTGAAGGTGAGCAGAAAAAGATTAGCAAAATGAAGCGATCAGGCGGCATTTGTTGCGCACCTCACTTACAATGGAGGAAAAAAACAGAATCTGGTGGCATGACTCTGGCAGCACAGACACAGGCGGGAGCGGGAACAGACAGGCAGCTTCATAGGTTATTGTCATAGAGGGGTTCAAATTTACTAAGTATAGCACGTTGAGACAGAGTGGGGTAGCAATAGAACTTTTGCCAGTTTCCTAAAATTAAAAATTTTTAAAATCATCCTGAGTAGTTACGTAAAAAAAAATAGGCCAGAGAAACGGCAGTTGACGGTCCCGCACTGACCGGTGACGTTTATTGGTACGGAATTTTTGCGAAAATCGCTGTTCTCTTGCTAAAAGAGCACAAGTACCCGCTAAAATCCATACTATGCTATCCGACAGGGATCTTTTCAGTTACCGCTTATTTTTGCTTGTTAGAAAATTCAACCGCTCATTTACACAAATTTTCGGGCTGCTGTGCACATTGTGTATTTTCAATGTTGCGGCACTTGCCCAGGACTCTGCTGCCAGTTCGCCCAGGCAGCCCCTCGCCACAGTCATCCCCGATACCCTGCTGTTCAAAATTGAGCAGGCACAAGCCGCAGTCACGCAGATCAATGCGGCCAACAAAAAAGGTTATAACAGCCAGGGAATTATCAACGACCTGAAAACCGCCCGCTCAAATGTGCGTCAGATCGAGGAAGCGATCAGCGTGGCAAAGCCTGTTCCCGATAGTAAAAACCTGGCCAATTACCGGCTCATGCTGACGGATGTTCAGCAAAAAACGGCCACCTGGCGCCGGCAGCTTTCCAGGTACAATGCGGAGCTGCAAAAAATGTCAACCGATGTGATCGAGTTTGGCAGGGATTCGCTGCTGGCCGTAAAAAGCGGCGACTCCACACAGCGCAAGCTGTATTACAGGCAAATCCGCGATCTGAGGTTCAAGTTGCAGGAAGCTGGCAAAGTAACCACGGCCAATCTGGATACGGTGAGCAACCTGCTGGCCGATGTTTCGGAAGTGTATTTTGCCGCCAATGAACTGAGTAACAATATCAATGAATTTATCAAAGAGTCGGGGCGCAACCTGCTGGGTAAGGAAACCAGCTATCTTTGGAATGCACCTCAGCAGGACGAAACGGCCAAGGTGGACAAGCTGGTACGCGTATCCTATTCCGGTCAGAATAAAGTATTGAGGTACTTCATCCAGTCAACCTGGGACAACAGGATCTTTCTCCTGCTCATCTGTATCGGGTTTTTTGCATGGATTTACATCAATTACAGCTTTGCCGAAACTGCCCGGCTACGCAAGGATGTAGGTGAGCTCGACTTCAAGTTTATCAGCCATAAGCCCTTTCTGGCCACCCTTATTTTTCTGTTCAATATCACGCCGCTTTTTGAGCCGCGTGCTCCGTCCGTGTATATCGAGCTCAACCAGTTTCTGCTGCTGCTGACACTCACGGTATTCTTTCTCAAACAACTCCCGCGTACCCAGCTTGCATGGTGGTTTTCGGTCCTCTTGCTGTATGTACTTACTGCTGTCGCCAATGTTGCCGTCAACGAGTCCTTTTTTCTGCGCACCGCTTTGGTTGCCCTCAACGTAGGTTCTATTTTCTTTGGGTCAAAATTCTTCCGCCAGATACGGCACGTTACCCTGGAAGAGCGTTTTATCAGGCCGGTGGTGATCATTTACATTGCGCTGCATGTACTGTCCATTGTGCTGAACATCCTCGGTCGTCTTACGCTCGCCAAGGCATTCAGCATTACTGCCCTCAGTGGCCTGGTGCAGGTAGTGGGGCTGGCCGTATTTGTTCATACCATTACCGAAGCGCTTGAACTGCATATCCGCGTAAGCTCGGCTTCAAAGCGCCTTTTTTCCCGGATCAGCATTCAGAAAAGCCGCATGTACTCACAGCGTGCCTTGTCATTTGTGTCCGTAGTACTCTGGCTGCTCGTTTTTTGTATCAATCTGAACATTATCTCGTCTGTTTTTGACTTCCTGACCAGCATCCTGGAAAAACCCAGGACTTTCGGCAGTGTCACCTTTACACTTGAAAATGTGCTGTTTTTCAGCATCATCATCTGGATTTCAAATAGTTTGCAGAAAAACGTGGCCTTCCTGTTTTCAGGTTCGGATACCGGCTTTACGGGTGAAACCGTGCACCGCGGCTCCAAAATGGCGTTGCTGCGCCTGGTTATTCTGGTAGTAGGATTCCTCATTGCCGTCACCGTGTCAGGGGTGCCGCTCAGCAAAATCACCGTACTGATCGGTGCATTGGGTGTCGGTATCGGACTGGGTATGCAGAACATCGTCAACAACTTTGTATCCGGTATCATCCTGATTTTTGAAAAACCGTTTACCATTGGCGACTACATTGAGCTGGCCGACAAAAAAGGAAAGGTACTCGATATCGGGATCAGGTCCAGCAGGATGCTTACGCCACAGGGATCGCGGGTAATCATCCCCAATGGTGACCTGCTGTCGGGCAGGCTCGTGAACTACACCACCAGTGATGCGCGCCTGAAAACCGAAATAACTTTCAAAATCAGTTCGGAAGCGGATATTACACACGTAAAAAAGGTCATCGAGGATATCATAGAC harbors:
- a CDS encoding mechanosensitive ion channel family protein — protein: MLVRKFNRSFTQIFGLLCTLCIFNVAALAQDSAASSPRQPLATVIPDTLLFKIEQAQAAVTQINAANKKGYNSQGIINDLKTARSNVRQIEEAISVAKPVPDSKNLANYRLMLTDVQQKTATWRRQLSRYNAELQKMSTDVIEFGRDSLLAVKSGDSTQRKLYYRQIRDLRFKLQEAGKVTTANLDTVSNLLADVSEVYFAANELSNNINEFIKESGRNLLGKETSYLWNAPQQDETAKVDKLVRVSYSGQNKVLRYFIQSTWDNRIFLLLICIGFFAWIYINYSFAETARLRKDVGELDFKFISHKPFLATLIFLFNITPLFEPRAPSVYIELNQFLLLLTLTVFFLKQLPRTQLAWWFSVLLLYVLTAVANVAVNESFFLRTALVALNVGSIFFGSKFFRQIRHVTLEERFIRPVVIIYIALHVLSIVLNILGRLTLAKAFSITALSGLVQVVGLAVFVHTITEALELHIRVSSASKRLFSRISIQKSRMYSQRALSFVSVVLWLLVFCINLNIISSVFDFLTSILEKPRTFGSVTFTLENVLFFSIIIWISNSLQKNVAFLFSGSDTGFTGETVHRGSKMALLRLVILVVGFLIAVTVSGVPLSKITVLIGALGVGIGLGMQNIVNNFVSGIILIFEKPFTIGDYIELADKKGKVLDIGIRSSRMLTPQGSRVIIPNGDLLSGRLVNYTTSDARLKTEITFKISSEADITHVKKVIEDIIDQAEGTVTKAPRQILVNAIAADNIELKILVWLDNVYQESDFKSFVLEQVYTRFKAEGIKVM